One segment of Salvia splendens isolate huo1 chromosome 20, SspV2, whole genome shotgun sequence DNA contains the following:
- the LOC121782908 gene encoding pelargonidin 3-O-(6-caffeoylglucoside) 5-O-(6-O-malonylglucoside) 4'''-malonyltransferase, translated as MNINQINTKLIKPITPTPQNLKNYHISFLDQHVVKKYIAVVLYYQSAPDNGRLEDSLAETLVHFYPLAGRYIKTDLTVDCSDQGAEFIEAEARGDVRVTDLIGKTDTIHLCPEQYFGLDEGVDDPLLSIQVTRFSCGGATIAVSVSHRVFDVSSLETFLSAWSSASKTGGGVAPVIPSFALASLLPNKDEKFGLDSNKCQGKEQKIAVKRLLFEKRALTRLTSERTSGVRAACAVIAKALIRLDRTTHGKSRDFVVFQPINMRGRTGVPSPKNACGNMSFGSFTRRVSAKEEVGIGELVGLIGDGVRRGIAEYTEILCPDRDGRDVIIHVRNKNIKEVFKSETFVVSFTDWSKFGFYEVDFGWGRPIWSGVGPQRPRGNQTIMMRSKEGDGIEAWVHLNEDDMDLFEQDVEIKLFMS; from the exons ATGAATATCAACCAAATCAACACCAAGTTGATCAAACCAATAACCCCAACTCCCCAAAACCTCAAGAACTACCACATTTCCTTCCTAGATCAGCATGTTGTGAAGAAGTACATTGCCGTTGTTCTCTACTACCAATCGGCCCCCGACAACGGCCGGTTGGAAGACTCGCTCGCCGAAACCCTAGTCCACTTCTACCCTCTCGCCGGAAGATACATCAAGACCGATCTCACGGTGGATTGCAGCGACCAAGGCGCCGAGTTTATCGAAGCAGAGGCACGAGGCGACGTTCGAGTCACGGATCTTATCGGGAAGACCGACACCATCCACCTCTGTCCAGAGCAATACTTTGGTCTGGACGAAGGTGTTGATGATCCGCTCCTCTCGATCCAGGTCACGCGTTTCTCGTGTGGCGGGGCCACCATCGCAGTCAGCGTTTCACATAGGGTTTTCGACGTGTCATCTCTGGAGACATTCCTTTCTGCGTGGTCGAGCGCTAGTAAAACGGGTGGAGGAGTCGCCCCGGTCATCCCATCTTTCGCGCTCGCCTCGTTGCTTCCAAACAAGGACGAAAAATTCGGGCTGGATTCCAACAAGTGTCAAGGAAAGGAGCAAAAGATTGCTGTGAAGCGGCTTTTGTTCGAAAAAAGGGCCTTGACGAGGCTCACGAGTGAGAGAA CGTCTGGCGTCCGTGCTGCTTGTGCCGTCATAGCAAAAGCCCTGATCCGTCTTGACCGGACGACACATGGAAAAAGCAGAGACTTCGTCGTGTTTCAGCCAATCAACATGCGGGGGAGAACCGGCGTTCCGTCTCCTAAAAACGCCTGTGGGAACATGTCGTTTGGCTCGTTCACGCGGCGCGTTTCTGCTAAGGAGGAGGTCGGGATAGGGGAGCTCGTGGGCCTGATCGGGGACGGTGTGCGGAGGGGCATTGCGGAATACACGGAGATACTGTGCCCGGATCGAGACGGGCGCGATGTCATCATACATGTACGCAACAAGAATATAAAAGAGGTGTTTAAATCTGAGACCTTTGTGGTTTCTTTCACAGATTGGAGCAAGTTTGGATTCTATGAAGTGGATTTTGGGTGGGGGAGGCCCATTTGGAGCGGCGTTGGGCCGCAGCGGCCGCGTGGGAACCAGACTATAATGATGAGAAGCAAAGAGGGAGATGGGATTGAGGCGTGGGTGCACTTGAATGAGGATGACATGGATTTGTTTGAGCAAGATGTGGAGATCAAGTTATTTATGTCGTAA
- the LOC121782701 gene encoding probable thiol methyltransferase 2, producing MSTEFPADVTVKPLEKSSHTNRWDKWWAEGSTPWDLGGPTPVLVHLHSTGSLPIGRALVPGCGSGYDVVEMASAERHVVGLDISDIAIKKAMKLKSGSPKAEHCTFLKSDFFTWCPDQLFDLIFDYTFFCAIEPELRSSWAKKMSELLKPDGELITLMNLIDDREGGPPFKVSISDYEEVLHPVGFEATCISDNELAISRRKGHEKLGRWRRRRVSSYSAEKHRDVLTSWGACLSCFLCLCNEKKGGK from the exons ATGTCTACTGAATTTCCCGCTGACGTAACCGTGAAGCCGCTTGAGAAATCCAGCCACACCA ACAGGTGGGACAAATGGTGGGCGGAAGGTTCAACGCCTTGGGATTTGGGGGGCCCTACCCCAGTCCTTGTACACCTTCACAGCACTGGATCCCTTCCCATAGGCAGAGCTCTTGTTCCTGGCTGCGGCAGT GGTTACGATGTGGTGGAGATGGCCAGTGCCGAGCGCCATGTTGTAGGTCTGGACATATCAGACATTGCCATTAAGAAAGCAATGAAA TTGAAGTCTGGCTCACCAAAGGCAGAGCACTGTACTTTCTTAAAGAGTGACTTCTTCACATGGTGTCCGGATCAGTTGTTCGATCTCATATTCGATTACAC GTTTTTTTGTGCCATTGAACCCGAGCTAAGATCGTCGTGGGCCAAGAAAATGTCCGAGCTTCTGAAGCCAGATGGGGAGCTCATAACATTAATGAATCTG ATAGATGATCGCGAGGGTGGTCCTCCGTTTAAAGTATCAATTTCCGA TTATGAAGAGGTGCTGCATCCTGTTGGTTTCGAAGCAACGTGTATCTCAGACAACGAGTTGGCTATTTCTCGTCGAAAG GGACACGAGAAGCTagggagatggagaaggagaaggGTTTCATCATATTCTGCAGAAAAACACAGGGACGTGTTGACAAGTTGGGGTGCTTGTCTATCTTGTTTCCTTTGTCTCTGCAATGAAAAGAAGGGAGGCAAATAA
- the LOC121782700 gene encoding DNA ligase 1-like — MPGSSRSSFDLLMANASKKKNQPSKAKESSPPKRKSPSKPQSQTPDLLPQKEDTPENQDIVQNSSSCEIGGLKDSDSNPIQTSSSNADKGLVAAKKPKLSITPEESVSELKKKAVEFKANKENGCLSCFWQRRWRLSLRSQAGIAPAHEGLELGIWESSIIKELAEACGAKEAHIKKQYEVSMVPFSLLVMITTKKNSKAYAKLELDFLKLCLKNVLLD; from the exons ATGCCCGGCTCTTCCCGCTCATCTTTTGATCTTCTCATGGCCAATGCTTCCAAGAAGAAAAATCAACCGTCCAAGGCTAAAGAATCATCACCACCGAAACGCAAAAGCCCATCTAAACCCCAATCCCAAACCCCTGATTTACTTCCACAAAAGGAAGACACACCTGAAAATCAAGATATTGTGCAGAATTCGAGTTCCTGTGAAATCGGTGGATTGAAAGATTCAGATTCAAATCCAATTCAGACTAGTAGTAGTAATGCCGACAAAGGCTTGGTGGCGGCGAAGAAGCCGAAGTTGTCAATTACGCCAGAGGAGAGTGTATCGGAGTTGAAGAAAAAGGCTGTAGAATTCAAAGCGAACAAGGAAAACGGGTGCCTTTCATGTTTTTGGCAAAGACGTTGGAGGCTGTCTCTAAGGAGTCAGGCAGG GATCGCACCTGCTCATGAGGGTTTGGAGCTTGGTATTTGGGAATCCTCGATTATCAAGGAACTTGCTGAGGCTTGTGGTGCTAAAGAAGCACATATTAAGAAGCAATACGAG GTGTCTATGGTGCCTTTCTCCTTGCTTGTTATGATAACGACAAAGAAGAATTCCAAAGCATATGCAAAATTG GAACTGGATTTTCTGAAGCTATGCTTGAAGAACGTTCTTCTAGACTGA